Proteins encoded in a region of the Ursus arctos isolate Adak ecotype North America unplaced genomic scaffold, UrsArc2.0 scaffold_2, whole genome shotgun sequence genome:
- the LOC113262978 gene encoding 60S ribosomal protein L31-like, with the protein MATWPGSTAPEKGGEKKGRSAVDEVVARGYTANIRKRIRGVGFERRARRTLKEIRMFAVKEMGTPGVHVGTMLNKGVWAEGIRNAPHCICVRLSRQRNEDEDSPNKLYTLVTYVPVATVKNLQIGAPGGKKLGQSLGVRPHPAPSHTQRVAWSICSPSKAEFQQQLGAQLPSLVGSSKRDALPSPAHQGAAQLPAPVTARGARGTLKKWVFVEE; encoded by the exons ATGGCCACTT GGCCCGGCAGCACGGCTCCCGAGAAGGGTGGAGAGAAGAAGGGCCGTTCTGCCGTCGACGAGGTAGTGGCCAGAGGATACACCGCCAACATTCGTAAGCGCATCCGTGGAGTGGGTTTCGAGAGGCGAGCTCGTCGGACACTCAAAGAGATCCGGATGTTTGCCGTGAAGGAGATGGGAACCCCAGGTGTGCACGTTGGCACCATGCTTAACAAAGGTGTGTGGGCCGAAGGAATAAGGAATGCTCCACACTGTATCTGCGTGCGGTTGTCCAGACAACGTAACGAGGATGAAGATTCGCCAAACAAGCTCTACACACTGGTCACCTATGTACCTGTTGCCACTGTCAAAAATCTAcagataggggctcctgg AGGCAAGAAGTTAGGACAGTCTCTGGGGGTCCGCCCCCACCCGGCCCCAAGTCACACACAGCGGGTCGCGTGGTCTATCTGCTCGCCATCCAAGGCAGAATTCCAGCAGCAGCTCGGGGCGCAGCTCCCCAGCTTGGTGGGGTCTAGTAAGAGGgatgctctcccctcccccgcgcACCAGGGGGCCGCCCAGCTGCCTGCCCCTGTAACAGCACGGGGAGCGCGGGGGACCCTCAAGAAGTGGGTGTTCGTGGAGGAGTAG